The following coding sequences are from one Seonamhaeicola sp. ML3 window:
- the sprA gene encoding cell surface protein SprA, whose product MNKANLKFYNSKKQSTILTLLLLFSIVSWSQETAQDSTKTGFSKGSIKAPLPNSIESKYTYDPITDRYIYTEKLGSFNIKYPVILTPQEYHQLVAKENIKSYYKEKIDAFDGKKGGEEAQKNLLPEFYVKSGLFESIFGGNTIEVIPQGSVEMDLGILFSRQDNPSFSPRNRSNFTFDFDQRINLSLQGKVGTRLQVNANYDTQASFDFQNLIKLEYTPTEDDIIQKIEVGNVNMPLNSSLITGAQSLFGVKTQLQFGRTTITGVFSEQRSQGNTVVAQGGGTVEEFELFIRDYDENRHFFLSQYFRETYDKSLEFYPNINNRGLQITRLEVWITNRSNRTENVRNIVAIQDIGESNRIGLQSPPPGFVNVGPNANPDNGNNDFDPNNIGGAGSQITEAIRDISTVDTGGFLISGLNEGFDYAKLENARKLSPQEYTLNPQLGYISLQQRLNNDEVLAVAFQYTLGGEVYQVGEFANDGVEATAVNVDSNSGQVTNVVNKALVLKMLKSSITNVDQPVWDLMMKNIYDTGAFTLSPDDFTLNIFYNEASPLNYITPVGANFDLDINGNPVNGSTPEEDLIENIPLLRVFNLDKLNFNNDPQANGDGFFDFFPGITVIPQGGKIIFTNAEPFGEYLFDVLGGGTYEDDNSLYNENQRKYVYDILYKETKTAALEEAEKNKFKLKGRFKSEGSSGIPIGFAATPGSVVVRAGGRVLVEGIDYTVNYQVGTVQILDEALLQSNTPIEVSNESNAVFGQQTRRFTGLNIEHKFSEDFVLGATLLNLNERPITQKANFGTEPTNNTIFGFNGNYATKVPFLTRLANKLPNIDTDAESNLSLRGEFAYLAPGAPNGTDFNGEATSYIDDFEGTQNAIDLRAQQSWFLSSRPLDVDGNGIDDEIEDSQGIQNGYGRAMLNWYSIDPIFYSSRRPTGITDNDLSSLFTSRVFINELFPDRDLVQGQNSVLFTLDLAYYPTERGPYNFQTTDIDITSETLTRPEDSWAGITRQLTSTDFEQQNVEYIEFWLQDPFQENPSNPGGKLVFNLGNISEDIIKDGKKLYENGLPEDGNVDLLTQNPTTWGSIVPQNQSLIYAFDTTGQERTNQDVGYDGYNDPEEVKFVGREGLPPAYGDLPDPSKDNYTYFLDASGNIFDRYKKFNGVEGNTPDTFTDTQRAANTQPDVEDINRDNTMNTIDSYFEYELDITRQTLPATQAEFDNLPLSNPLRDFLRDFKERPRNMPNGSTENVRWYLLRIPVQGSHVKLVNSPDIRSVRFVRMYLKEFTEQTIFRFGTLDLVRSDWRRYTQALDKDDPTPDDPQTDFSVGVIGTLENEGSYDRPPGIEPEELFNNNTVIEQNEQSLVVNVCNLETKDSKAVFKNINVDMRQFKRLRMFMHAGADDGQSLSDNEVVGFIRIGNDLNDNFYQIEIPLQVSTSLTREGLWPEVNEINLPIELLGRIKSQGISDGTLGDEDPTFYDVVGNDLVLVNDAFSGYVTGQQRIGIKGNPNFGDIRTLMVGVKNATSRNDVCAEVWFNELRLSDMDNEGGWAAVVSMDTNIADFANISATGRQSTSGFGGIEQGPTQRSLEDIKQYDVVTNVQVGQLLPKKWGVQVPFNYAQSEELITPKYDQFYKDLTLESRLAAANSAEERETVKQQSEDYTKRQSINFIGVRKTRTTEKTPRFYDVENLTLNYSYNKVEHRDFEIENSVNKTVRMGANYAFNFNPVKVEPFKKNDSLFTGRYWKFLKDMNFNLLPSSVAINTDINRQFNTQKFREVDLTGNNIAVEELFRRNYTFDFQYTINYNLTDALQLNFTAANNNIVRNYFKDNDLIRGEQDETLDVWDGLLDLGDPNRQSQNLGIIYQLPLKKIPAFSFIDATYQYTGAFQWDKGSDFYERPIADGGIGTPAHTVQNSNIHDLNASLDMNKFYRYIGLVKKPIKRARSRVTQGGTPPGGPGVKKKPKPKVKNQTATKILNAGIGLLTSIKRMQIRYSENNGTFLPGFTQTPGFIGTFKPTLGFTFGSQSDVRFLAARKGWLTVFDAFNQQYTATHTKQIDVSASLEPVKDLKIDIISNRTYFENYTENYRVDNIAGELEYQSLAPNTFGNFNISTVLIKTAFKQSDEISSAPFTEFSNNRLKIADRLAEEFYGNSTFARDSEGYPLGFGKNNQKVLLPAFLAAYTGQDAGKVKTGAFRDIPIPNWDLKYSGFMKFAWFKKRFRRFSVTHGYRSSYTINQFNTNLNLNTDPFDNEAPVPGVDYASQPQEAFDQSGNFKNERLFGGVNLTESFSPLVRIDFEMKNSVKILAEVARDRMLSLSFDNNLLTEVLGNEYTIGLGYRIKDLRIRSKLAGPKKRIVSDLNMKADVSVRDNKTIIRYLDLDNNQVTSGQTIWGLKYTADYAFSRNLTGIFYFDYAFSEYAISTAFPQTTVRSGITLRYNFGN is encoded by the coding sequence TTGAATAAAGCCAACCTCAAATTTTATAATTCGAAAAAACAATCTACAATCCTGACCTTGCTACTGCTTTTTTCAATAGTATCTTGGTCTCAAGAAACAGCTCAAGATTCAACAAAAACAGGGTTTAGCAAAGGAAGTATTAAAGCACCATTGCCAAATAGTATAGAATCTAAGTATACTTACGACCCTATAACAGATAGGTACATCTACACCGAAAAGTTAGGGAGTTTTAATATCAAGTACCCGGTAATATTAACGCCACAAGAATACCATCAACTTGTTGCCAAGGAAAATATAAAATCGTATTACAAAGAAAAGATTGATGCGTTCGATGGAAAAAAAGGCGGTGAAGAAGCCCAAAAGAACTTATTGCCAGAATTTTATGTTAAATCTGGATTGTTTGAAAGTATATTTGGCGGCAACACTATAGAGGTTATACCACAAGGTTCTGTTGAAATGGATTTAGGTATTCTATTTTCAAGACAGGATAATCCATCGTTTTCACCCCGAAATAGAAGTAATTTTACTTTCGATTTTGATCAAAGAATTAATTTAAGTCTTCAAGGGAAAGTTGGTACGAGGTTGCAAGTTAATGCAAATTACGATACGCAGGCATCCTTCGATTTCCAAAACTTAATAAAGTTAGAGTATACCCCAACGGAAGATGATATCATTCAAAAGATAGAAGTAGGTAACGTTAACATGCCTTTAAACAGTTCTTTAATAACAGGAGCACAAAGTTTATTTGGTGTAAAAACACAATTGCAATTTGGGAGGACAACCATAACAGGGGTTTTCTCAGAACAGCGATCACAAGGTAATACGGTAGTTGCCCAAGGTGGTGGAACGGTAGAGGAGTTTGAACTTTTTATAAGAGACTACGATGAAAATAGGCACTTCTTCTTATCGCAATACTTTAGGGAGACCTATGATAAATCGTTAGAGTTTTATCCTAACATAAATAATAGGGGACTTCAGATTACCAGATTAGAAGTATGGATAACCAACAGAAGCAACAGAACTGAGAATGTAAGGAATATCGTGGCGATTCAAGATATTGGAGAATCGAATAGAATAGGGTTGCAATCACCTCCTCCAGGATTTGTAAATGTTGGGCCTAATGCTAATCCAGATAACGGTAACAACGATTTTGACCCCAATAATATTGGTGGAGCCGGTTCTCAAATAACCGAGGCCATACGAGATATTTCTACCGTAGATACAGGTGGATTCTTAATCTCTGGTCTTAATGAAGGGTTTGATTATGCGAAGCTGGAAAATGCCAGAAAGTTATCACCGCAAGAGTATACGTTAAACCCGCAATTGGGATACATATCACTTCAGCAGCGTTTAAATAATGATGAAGTTTTAGCGGTAGCATTTCAATATACCCTTGGTGGTGAAGTTTATCAAGTAGGTGAATTTGCAAACGATGGTGTAGAAGCAACAGCTGTTAATGTAGATAGTAATTCTGGTCAAGTAACCAATGTGGTAAATAAAGCATTGGTTTTAAAAATGTTAAAGAGTAGTATTACCAATGTAGATCAACCCGTTTGGGACTTAATGATGAAAAATATCTATGATACGGGAGCATTCACCCTAAGTCCCGATGATTTTACATTAAATATTTTTTACAACGAAGCCTCTCCATTAAATTATATTACACCAGTTGGAGCTAATTTTGACTTAGATATAAACGGAAACCCGGTAAACGGATCTACTCCTGAAGAAGATCTTATTGAGAATATACCGCTCCTAAGAGTTTTTAATCTCGATAAATTAAACTTTAATAACGATCCACAGGCCAATGGTGATGGTTTCTTCGATTTCTTTCCGGGTATTACGGTCATTCCACAGGGCGGTAAAATTATTTTCACCAATGCCGAGCCTTTCGGAGAGTATCTCTTTGATGTGTTAGGAGGAGGAACCTACGAGGACGATAACAGTCTATACAATGAAAATCAAAGAAAATATGTTTACGATATTCTTTATAAAGAAACAAAAACCGCGGCTTTAGAAGAAGCTGAAAAGAACAAATTTAAATTAAAAGGACGATTTAAATCTGAAGGTTCCAGCGGTATTCCTATTGGTTTTGCAGCTACACCAGGATCGGTCGTTGTGAGAGCCGGGGGTCGTGTTTTGGTAGAAGGTATTGATTATACGGTTAACTATCAGGTTGGAACTGTTCAAATTCTTGATGAAGCCTTATTGCAATCGAACACCCCCATCGAAGTTTCAAACGAGAGTAATGCGGTTTTTGGACAACAAACCAGACGATTTACTGGGCTTAACATAGAACATAAGTTTAGCGAGGATTTTGTGCTTGGAGCAACACTTTTAAACTTAAATGAGCGCCCAATAACACAAAAGGCTAATTTTGGTACAGAGCCTACAAACAACACTATTTTTGGTTTTAATGGTAATTATGCCACAAAAGTACCTTTCCTTACTAGGTTGGCTAACAAATTACCAAATATAGATACCGATGCAGAATCTAACCTGTCCTTACGGGGTGAGTTTGCCTATTTGGCTCCTGGAGCTCCTAATGGTACTGATTTTAATGGAGAGGCTACCTCTTACATAGACGATTTCGAAGGCACACAAAACGCCATAGATCTAAGGGCACAACAATCGTGGTTTCTATCCAGTAGACCTCTGGACGTGGATGGGAATGGTATAGATGATGAGATTGAAGATAGTCAAGGAATTCAAAATGGTTATGGTAGAGCGATGTTAAACTGGTATAGCATAGATCCTATTTTTTACAGTTCAAGAAGACCAACTGGGATTACAGATAATGACCTATCATCGTTATTTACCAGTAGAGTATTCATTAATGAGCTGTTCCCAGATAGAGATCTAGTACAAGGGCAAAATTCAGTGCTTTTTACTTTAGATTTGGCTTATTATCCTACGGAAAGAGGGCCTTATAATTTTCAAACTACCGATATAGATATAACTTCTGAAACACTTACAAGACCAGAAGATTCTTGGGCAGGAATAACAAGACAGTTAACCTCTACAGACTTTGAGCAACAAAATGTAGAGTATATAGAGTTCTGGTTACAAGATCCTTTTCAAGAAAATCCGTCCAACCCTGGAGGTAAATTGGTGTTCAACCTCGGTAATATTTCAGAAGACATTATCAAAGATGGTAAGAAGCTATATGAAAATGGCCTTCCTGAAGATGGTAATGTAGATTTACTTACCCAAAACCCTACAACATGGGGATCTATAGTACCACAAAACCAATCTTTGATTTACGCATTCGATACAACAGGTCAGGAACGTACAAATCAAGATGTTGGTTATGATGGGTATAATGATCCGGAAGAGGTTAAATTTGTTGGTAGAGAAGGGTTGCCACCAGCCTATGGAGATTTACCAGATCCTTCAAAAGATAACTACACCTATTTCCTTGACGCTTCAGGAAATATTTTTGATCGCTATAAAAAGTTTAATGGGGTAGAAGGTAATACACCAGATACCTTTACAGATACGCAGAGAGCAGCCAATACGCAACCCGATGTAGAAGATATCAATAGAGATAATACAATGAATACTATTGATAGTTACTTTGAATACGAGTTAGATATTACTAGGCAAACGCTACCAGCTACACAGGCAGAATTCGATAACTTACCATTGAGTAATCCTCTTCGGGATTTTTTAAGGGATTTTAAGGAAAGACCTCGAAACATGCCCAATGGAAGTACTGAAAATGTGAGATGGTATTTATTACGAATTCCAGTACAAGGAAGCCATGTAAAGTTGGTTAACAGTCCAGATATCAGATCGGTTCGTTTTGTGCGTATGTATCTAAAAGAGTTTACTGAGCAAACCATTTTCCGTTTTGGTACTTTAGATTTGGTTCGAAGTGATTGGCGACGTTACACCCAAGCTCTGGATAAAGACGACCCTACTCCAGATGATCCGCAAACCGATTTTTCTGTGGGTGTAATAGGAACACTGGAAAATGAAGGGAGTTACGACAGACCACCAGGAATTGAGCCAGAGGAGTTATTTAATAATAACACGGTTATCGAACAAAACGAACAATCCTTAGTTGTGAATGTTTGTAATTTGGAAACCAAAGATTCTAAGGCAGTATTCAAAAATATTAATGTGGATATGCGTCAGTTTAAACGTCTTAGGATGTTTATGCATGCTGGTGCCGACGACGGACAAAGCTTATCCGATAATGAAGTTGTAGGATTCATAAGAATTGGTAACGATTTAAACGATAACTTCTACCAAATTGAAATACCATTGCAGGTTTCCACGTCTCTAACTAGAGAAGGGCTTTGGCCTGAAGTCAATGAAATCAATTTACCTATAGAACTTCTAGGTAGGATAAAATCACAGGGGATTTCCGACGGAACTCTAGGAGACGAAGACCCCACGTTTTACGATGTGGTTGGTAATGATTTGGTATTGGTAAACGATGCTTTTTCGGGGTATGTTACCGGACAGCAAAGAATAGGGATAAAGGGTAATCCTAACTTTGGAGATATTAGAACCTTGATGGTTGGTGTAAAGAATGCCACCAGTAGAAATGATGTTTGTGCCGAAGTTTGGTTCAACGAATTGCGTTTATCCGATATGGATAATGAAGGTGGTTGGGCAGCTGTGGTAAGTATGGATACCAATATTGCTGATTTTGCAAACATTAGTGCTACGGGTAGGCAAAGTACCTCTGGTTTTGGTGGGATTGAGCAAGGCCCAACTCAGCGTAGTTTAGAAGATATAAAACAATACGATGTAGTCACTAATGTTCAAGTTGGGCAGCTATTACCAAAAAAATGGGGTGTTCAAGTACCATTTAATTATGCGCAAAGCGAAGAACTTATTACGCCAAAATACGATCAGTTTTATAAGGATTTAACTTTAGAGTCTCGATTGGCAGCGGCTAATAGTGCCGAGGAAAGAGAAACCGTTAAACAACAATCTGAAGATTATACAAAGCGCCAGAGTATCAATTTTATAGGGGTTAGGAAAACGAGGACAACAGAAAAAACACCGCGTTTTTACGATGTAGAAAATCTAACACTCAATTACTCTTATAATAAAGTGGAGCATCGGGATTTCGAAATAGAGAACTCGGTAAATAAAACCGTAAGAATGGGGGCGAATTATGCCTTCAATTTTAATCCGGTTAAAGTGGAACCTTTTAAGAAAAACGATTCCTTATTTACGGGGCGCTACTGGAAATTCTTAAAAGACATGAACTTTAATTTATTACCATCGAGTGTGGCAATAAATACAGACATCAACCGACAGTTTAATACACAAAAGTTTAGAGAGGTTGATTTAACGGGTAATAATATAGCGGTAGAAGAACTGTTTAGGAGAAATTACACCTTCGATTTTCAGTATACTATCAACTATAACTTAACAGATGCCCTACAGCTTAATTTTACGGCTGCAAACAATAATATAGTACGTAATTATTTTAAGGACAACGATTTAATTAGGGGAGAACAAGATGAAACACTTGATGTTTGGGACGGTTTATTGGATCTTGGTGATCCTAATAGACAAAGTCAAAATTTAGGAATAATCTACCAATTGCCTTTAAAGAAAATTCCAGCGTTCAGTTTTATTGATGCGACATATCAATACACAGGTGCTTTTCAATGGGATAAAGGCTCGGATTTTTATGAAAGACCCATTGCAGATGGCGGTATAGGTACACCGGCACATACAGTTCAAAACTCTAATATTCATGATTTAAATGCATCGTTAGACATGAACAAGTTCTATAGGTATATTGGCTTGGTAAAAAAGCCAATAAAAAGAGCCAGAAGTAGAGTTACTCAAGGAGGAACGCCACCAGGAGGTCCAGGGGTAAAAAAGAAACCAAAACCAAAAGTTAAAAACCAAACTGCTACTAAGATTTTAAATGCCGGTATAGGATTGCTTACAAGCATTAAAAGAATGCAAATACGTTATTCTGAAAATAACGGAACCTTCTTGCCTGGTTTTACGCAAACACCAGGGTTTATAGGTACGTTTAAGCCTACTTTAGGCTTTACATTTGGTAGCCAAAGCGATGTGAGATTTTTGGCCGCTCGAAAAGGCTGGTTAACCGTTTTCGATGCGTTTAACCAACAGTATACAGCTACACATACCAAACAAATAGATGTTTCTGCCAGTTTGGAACCTGTTAAGGATTTAAAGATAGATATCATTAGTAATAGAACTTACTTTGAAAATTACACCGAAAATTACCGTGTAGATAACATAGCAGGAGAGTTAGAGTATCAATCCTTAGCACCAAATACTTTTGGTAATTTTAATATCTCTACAGTCTTGATTAAGACTGCTTTTAAGCAGAGTGATGAAATTAGTTCTGCGCCTTTTACAGAGTTTAGTAACAATAGGCTTAAGATAGCCGATCGTTTGGCAGAGGAGTTCTATGGAAATTCCACCTTTGCTAGAGACAGTGAGGGGTATCCTCTAGGCTTTGGGAAAAACAACCAAAAAGTACTACTACCTGCATTTTTAGCAGCGTATACTGGGCAGGATGCAGGCAAAGTTAAAACAGGTGCTTTCAGGGATATTCCAATTCCTAACTGGGACTTGAAATATTCTGGTTTTATGAAATTTGCGTGGTTTAAAAAACGCTTCAGACGTTTTTCCGTTACCCACGGTTACCGTTCGTCTTACACCATAAACCAGTTTAATACAAACTTAAATCTAAACACAGATCCTTTTGATAATGAAGCGCCGGTACCAGGGGTAGATTATGCAAGCCAACCCCAAGAAGCTTTTGATCAATCGGGTAATTTTAAAAACGAACGTCTTTTTGGAGGTGTTAATTTAACCGAATCTTTTAGTCCGTTAGTGCGAATAGATTTCGAAATGAAAAATTCGGTAAAGATTTTAGCAGAAGTCGCCAGAGACCGTATGTTATCGCTTAGTTTCGATAATAATTTATTAACCGAAGTACTTGGCAACGAATATACAATAGGTCTCGGATATCGTATTAAAGACTTACGAATTCGCTCCAAATTGGCAGGGCCAAAAAAGCGTATTGTTAGCGATTTAAATATGAAAGCAGATGTTTCTGTTCGGGATAACAAAACGATAATACGATACTTAGATTTAGATAATAATCAAGTTACTTCCGGTCAAACCATTTGGGGCCTAAAGTACACCGCAGATTATGCCTTCAGTAGAAACCTTACGGGCATATTTTATTTTGATTATGCGTTTTCTGAGTATGCTATTTCAACGGCATTTCCCCAAACTACGGTAAGGTCTGGTATAACATTACGATATAATTTTGGAAATTAA
- the ruvA gene encoding Holliday junction branch migration protein RuvA, whose protein sequence is MITHIQGKLAEKQPTHVVIDCNGVGYMINISLNTFSQIPDNEFLKLYTHLQVREDAHALYGFSTVAEREIFRLLISVSGIGASTARTMLSSLTPKQIREGIANSDVALIQSVKGIGAKTAQRVILDIKDKILKIYDIDEVSVSQDNTSKEEALSALEVLGFAKKQAERVVDKIVASEPEANVETIIKQALKNL, encoded by the coding sequence ATGATTACGCATATACAGGGTAAGCTTGCCGAAAAACAACCAACACATGTAGTTATTGATTGTAATGGTGTAGGCTATATGATTAATATTTCTTTAAACACATTCTCTCAAATTCCAGATAATGAATTTCTGAAGTTATATACACATCTTCAAGTTAGGGAGGATGCGCATGCACTTTATGGTTTTTCTACAGTTGCCGAAAGAGAGATTTTCAGATTATTAATCTCGGTAAGCGGTATAGGAGCAAGCACAGCGCGTACCATGTTATCCTCACTTACTCCTAAACAGATTCGGGAAGGTATAGCTAATAGCGATGTAGCTTTAATTCAGTCTGTTAAAGGTATTGGCGCTAAAACGGCACAACGTGTAATTTTAGATATAAAGGACAAAATATTAAAGATTTATGATATCGACGAAGTTTCGGTATCTCAAGACAATACCAGTAAAGAAGAAGCGTTATCTGCATTAGAAGTACTTGGATTTGCAAAAAAACAGGCAGAACGCGTGGTCGATAAGATTGTAGCTTCAGAACCAGAAGCCAACGTCGAGACCATTATAAAACAAGCTCTAAAAAATTTATAG
- a CDS encoding NADP-dependent malic enzyme: MSEESKRREALIYHAKPTPGKIKVVPTKKYATQRDLSLAYSPGVAEPCLEIEKDKDQVYRYTSKGNLVAVISNGTAVLGLGNIGPEASKPVMEGKGLLFKIFADIDVFDIEVDTENVDEFIETVKNIAPTFGGINLEDIKAPEAFEIERRLKEELDIPVMHDDQHGTAIISAAALINAIELTNRNISEAKIVISGAGAAAISCSRLYQAFGAKKENMVMLDSKGVIRDDRENLTAEKAEFATHRKINTLDEAMKNADVFIGLSMANIVTPDMLLAMADNPIVFAMANPDPEIKYDLAIKTRNDIIMATGRSDHPNQVNNVLGFPFIFRGALDVRATAINEDMKMAAVKALAKLAKEPVPEQVNIAYGETKLTFGRDYIIPKPFDPRLIAEVPPAVAKAAIKSGVAKKKIKDWEKYKDTLLQRLGSDNKLIRLLMNRARTNPKRVVFAEADQLDVLKAAQIVYEEGIAKPILLGRTETIKELMASIEFDADIPIIDPKTEAENPRKDRFAKVYWEQRKRRGVTYYSAQRLMRERNYFAAMMVDQGEADALVSGYSRNYPTVVKPMLELIGMAPGVTRVATTNLMMTKRGPLFLSDTSINIDPSAKDLAKIAQLTASVVKLFGLEPVMAMVSYSNFGSSPNEKASKVREAVTYLHRHFPNLIVDGELQTDFALNDNMLREKFPFSKLVGKKVNSLVFPNLDSANISYKFLKELHEADSIGPIMMGMRKPVHILQLGASVDEIVNITAIAVIDAQEKEKQDKENVLGK; encoded by the coding sequence ATGAGCGAAGAAAGTAAGCGAAGAGAGGCACTGATATACCACGCGAAACCAACTCCTGGTAAAATAAAAGTTGTTCCAACAAAAAAGTATGCTACTCAAAGAGATTTGTCTTTAGCATATTCTCCTGGTGTTGCAGAACCCTGTCTTGAAATTGAAAAGGATAAAGATCAGGTTTATAGGTATACTTCTAAGGGAAATCTAGTTGCTGTAATTTCTAATGGAACAGCTGTCTTAGGACTAGGTAATATTGGTCCGGAAGCATCTAAGCCGGTAATGGAAGGTAAAGGGTTGCTTTTTAAAATATTTGCAGATATTGATGTGTTCGATATTGAGGTAGACACAGAAAATGTTGATGAATTTATAGAAACCGTAAAGAATATAGCGCCAACTTTTGGAGGTATAAACCTTGAGGATATCAAGGCACCTGAAGCATTCGAAATTGAAAGACGTCTCAAGGAGGAGTTGGACATACCAGTAATGCACGATGATCAACATGGTACGGCCATCATTTCTGCGGCGGCACTTATTAATGCTATAGAACTTACCAATAGAAATATATCTGAAGCCAAAATTGTAATAAGTGGAGCAGGGGCTGCGGCTATTTCTTGTTCAAGATTATACCAGGCTTTTGGGGCCAAAAAAGAAAATATGGTCATGTTGGATAGCAAAGGAGTGATAAGAGATGATCGTGAAAACCTTACTGCCGAAAAAGCCGAGTTTGCAACTCACAGAAAAATAAATACCCTAGATGAAGCCATGAAAAATGCCGACGTTTTTATAGGCTTATCTATGGCAAATATCGTAACACCAGATATGTTATTGGCTATGGCAGATAACCCTATAGTTTTTGCAATGGCCAATCCAGATCCAGAAATTAAATACGATCTAGCTATTAAAACCAGAAACGATATCATTATGGCTACCGGCCGTAGCGACCATCCTAATCAGGTAAATAATGTTCTTGGCTTTCCTTTTATATTTAGAGGCGCTCTAGATGTAAGAGCAACTGCAATTAACGAAGACATGAAAATGGCCGCAGTTAAAGCCTTAGCGAAATTAGCAAAAGAACCCGTGCCAGAACAAGTAAACATTGCCTATGGAGAAACTAAGTTAACCTTTGGTAGAGATTACATCATCCCCAAGCCGTTCGATCCCCGTTTAATTGCCGAAGTTCCACCTGCGGTAGCCAAGGCAGCTATAAAATCTGGAGTAGCTAAAAAGAAAATAAAAGATTGGGAGAAGTATAAAGACACCTTGTTACAACGATTAGGGTCTGACAATAAATTGATTAGACTCTTAATGAATAGGGCACGAACCAATCCTAAACGTGTTGTTTTTGCCGAGGCTGATCAGCTAGATGTGTTAAAAGCAGCACAAATAGTTTATGAAGAAGGTATTGCTAAACCTATATTATTGGGAAGAACGGAGACAATAAAAGAACTCATGGCGTCAATTGAATTTGATGCAGATATTCCTATAATTGATCCCAAGACCGAAGCAGAAAACCCAAGAAAAGATAGGTTCGCTAAAGTATACTGGGAACAACGTAAACGCAGGGGAGTAACTTATTACTCGGCGCAAAGATTAATGCGAGAGCGTAATTATTTTGCAGCCATGATGGTAGACCAAGGTGAAGCCGATGCCCTAGTATCTGGATATTCACGAAACTATCCAACTGTGGTGAAACCTATGTTAGAGCTTATAGGCATGGCGCCTGGAGTAACACGGGTGGCAACTACCAATCTTATGATGACTAAACGAGGTCCTTTGTTTTTAAGTGATACCTCTATTAACATAGACCCATCTGCTAAAGATCTTGCTAAAATAGCGCAATTAACTGCTTCGGTAGTTAAACTGTTTGGTTTGGAGCCTGTTATGGCCATGGTGAGCTATTCTAATTTTGGGTCGTCACCAAATGAGAAAGCCTCTAAGGTTCGTGAAGCGGTTACCTATTTGCATCGTCATTTCCCAAATTTGATAGTAGATGGTGAATTGCAAACAGATTTTGCATTAAATGATAATATGCTCAGAGAGAAATTCCCGTTTTCAAAGTTGGTAGGAAAAAAAGTTAATTCGTTAGTATTCCCTAATTTAGATTCGGCAAATATCTCATATAAATTCTTGAAAGAACTACATGAAGCAGACTCTATTGGCCCCATTATGATGGGTATGCGTAAACCGGTACATATTCTTCAATTGGGCGCAAGTGTTGACGAAATTGTAAATATTACGGCTATTGCTGTAATCGATGCTCAAGAGAAGGAAAAACAAGACAAGGAAAATGTACTTGGTAAGTAA